In the Populus trichocarpa isolate Nisqually-1 chromosome 1, P.trichocarpa_v4.1, whole genome shotgun sequence genome, one interval contains:
- the LOC112329017 gene encoding metallothionein-like protein type 2 — MSGSGCSCGSDCKCGSGCKCGMYPDLGISESTTTETIIAGLAPVHMFYERSEMNFGAENGCKCGSSCTCDPCSCK; from the exons ATGTCTGGATCAGGTTGCAGCTGTGGATCTGACTGCAAGTGCGGCAGTGGCTGCAA ATGTGGCATGTACCCTGACTTAGGTATCTCAGAAAGCACCACAACTGAGACAATCATTGCAGGTTTAGCACCAGTTCACAT gtTCTATGAGAGGTCTGAGATGAACTTTGGTGCTGAGAATGGCTGCAAGTGTGGATCAAGCTGCACCTGTGATCCATGCTCTTGCAAATGA